From Erigeron canadensis isolate Cc75 chromosome 8, C_canadensis_v1, whole genome shotgun sequence, one genomic window encodes:
- the LOC122579501 gene encoding proline-rich receptor-like protein kinase PERK4 yields MMSVPVGVGGKSGASGSHQPNTSGNLSTFALHTPKVTLAFGIRNFSYNDLSTATRGFSQLNLLGQGGFGYVHKGILPGGDEVAVKSLKSDSNQGEREFQAEVETISRVHHRHLVSLVGYCIADAQRMLVYEYVPNRTLDFHLHGKGCPVMKWETRIRIASGSARGLAYLHEDCDPRIIHRDIKSSNILLDYNFEAKVADFGLAKLASLEDTHVSTRVMGTFGYLAPEYASSGKLTEKSDVFSFGVMLLELLTGKKPNDPIFNNTEDSLVEWAGPLLVEALENRNYNELVDPRLEGNYEPNEVARMVSSAAASIRHAAKRRPKMSQIVRALEGDVTLNALNDALKPQRVDSTLSLSSLDTPTSIVNDTKAYNSDMREFREMAEPTKSSEEASS; encoded by the exons ATGATGAGTGTTCCTGTTGGTGTTGGTGGCAAATCAGGGGCCTCGGGCTCACACCAGCCCAACACAAGTGGTAACTTGTCAACCTTCGCGTTGCATACACCAAAAGTGACTTTAGCATTCGGTATACGAAATTTCTCATACAATGACCTATCAACGGCCACTAGAGGGTTCTCACAGCTCAACCTGTTGGGTCAGGGTGGGTTCGGGTATGTGCATAAAGGAATTTTGCCTGGTGGGGATGAGGTGGCAGTAAAGAGCTTGAAATCGGACAGTAATCAAGGAGAGCGAGAGTTTCAAGCAGAAGTTGAAACCATTAGCAGAGTACACCATCGCCATTTGGTATCACTGGTTGGATACTGCATAGCTGATGCGCAAAGAATGCTTGTCTATGAGTATGTTCCTAATAGGACGTTAGACTTTCATCTTCATG GAAAGGGTTGTCCCGTCATGAAGTGGGAAACAAGGATCCGTATTGCATCAGGATCAGCCAGGGGACTTGCATACCTACACGAAGATT GTGATCCACGAATTATCCATCGtgatattaaatcttccaacaTCCTCCTTGACTACAACTTTGAAGCAAAG GTGGCTGATTTTGGATTGGCTAAACTAGCGTCCTTAGAAGACACTCATGTCTCAACACGCGTTATGGGAACTTTCGG GTACTTAGCTCCAGAGTATGCTTCGAGTGGAAAGCTAACAGAAAAGTCTGATGTTTTCTCATTTGGGGTAATGTTGTTGGAACTGTTGACCGGAAAGAAACCAAATGATCCTATCTTTAACAACACGGAAGATAGCTTAGTGGAATGG GCAGGGCCACTCCTAGTCGAGGCGTTGGAAAATAGAAACTACAATGAGCTTGTTGATCCACGCTTAGAAGGGAACTATGAACCAAATGAGGTGGCCCGTATGGTTTCTTCTGCTGCAGCTAGCATTCGTCATGCAGCTAAAAGGCGTCCCAAGATGAGCCAG ATTGTACGAGCATTGGAAGGCGATGTAACATTAAATGCCTTGAACGATGCCTTGAAACCACAACGAGTTGACTCTACATTAAGCCTTTCGAGCCTTGACACGCCGACTTCCATCGTTAACGACACAAAGGCCTACAATAGCGACATGAGGGAATTCAGGGAGATGGCAGAACCGACCAAGAGCTCAGAAGAAGCTAGCAGTTAA
- the LOC122579506 gene encoding protein LIKE COV 1-like, with translation MGTRDKDRDLERLIPATGFSDFIGGPLSPLQSDTPPGDSSPSHHTAGREAFIKVIRSWASKKFITGCVILSPIAITFYVTWWFIQFGDWLFSPIYYILGIDIFGLGFVTSIAFIFFVGVFMSSWLGTSLLSLGEFIIKKMPLMSYIYTASKQISTAISPGQGSHAFKEVAIIKHPSVGEYAFGFITSTVILRKNMGFEELCCVYVPTNHLYIGDIVLVNSKDVMKPNISVREGIEIIISGGMSMPKMLTTKDKRPSRSPSLESFAVPHV, from the exons atgggAACGAGAGACAAAGATAGAGATCTAGAACGATTGATCCCGGCAACCGGATTCTCGGATTTTATCGGTGGCCCGTTATCTCCTTTGCAGTCGGATACACCTCCTGGGGATTCTTCTCCCTCTCATCATACGGCCGGAAGAGAG GCGTTTATTAAAGTTATTCGCAGCTGGGCATCCAAAAAGTTCATCACTGGATG TGTTATTTTATCTCCCATAGCCATTACATTTTATGTGACTTGGTGGTTCATTCAATTTGGAGACTGGCTCTTCTCCCCCATCTACTATATTTTGGGAATAGATATATTTG GTCTTGGATTCGTGACCTCTATAGCTTTCATATTTTTCGTTGGCGTATTCATGTCATCATGGTTGGGAACTTCTCTTCTTAGTTTAGGGGAGTTTATAATAAAGAAGATGCCTCTCATGAGCTATATTTACACTGCCTCCAAACAAATCAGCACAGCCATCTCACCAG GACAAGGTTCACATGCTTTTAAGGAAGTTGCAATCATAAAGCATCCAAGTGTCGGTGAATATGCATTTGGATTCATAACATCAACCGTTATCCTTAGGAAAAACATGGGCTTTGAAGAGCTATGTTGTGTGTATGTGCCAACTAACCACCTGTATATCGGTGATATAGTCCTTGTAAATTCAAAAGATGTCATGAAGCCTAATATCTCGGTTCGTGAAGGGATAG AAATCATAATCTCAGGAGGCATGTCAATGCCAAAGATGTTAACTACGAAAGACAAACGACCCAGTCGATCTCCAAGTCTAGAAAGCTTTGCTGTTCCACATGTATGA